A single window of Candidatus Eisenbacteria bacterium DNA harbors:
- a CDS encoding DUF2277 domain-containing protein, translated as MCRNIKTLHNFKPPATPEEVRASSLQFVRKLSGFTRPSRANEEVFNRAVDRVAQAAHELLDSLVTGAPPRDRAVEAQKARARTAKRFPPAEAGGIA; from the coding sequence GCTGCACAACTTCAAACCGCCGGCCACGCCGGAGGAGGTCCGTGCCTCGTCGCTCCAGTTCGTGCGGAAGCTCTCCGGCTTCACGAGGCCGTCCAGGGCGAACGAAGAGGTGTTCAACCGCGCCGTCGACCGGGTCGCGCAGGCGGCCCACGAGCTGCTGGACTCGCTCGTGACCGGCGCTCCGCCGCGCGATCGCGCAGTCGAGGCGCAGAAGGCGCGCGCCAGGACGGCGAAGCGCTTCCCGCCAGCGGAAGCGGGAGGCATCGCCTGA